One genomic region from Anthonomus grandis grandis chromosome 1, icAntGran1.3, whole genome shotgun sequence encodes:
- the LOC126741356 gene encoding zinc finger protein OZF-like: MDEYCRICLQNLVEVNKVHISNQISLAKSVVQAIADIGAVEVLLDDPLPKYLCSNCYQQLLTLHDFRELIISSDKHLKQNLDVLTNKTVKTEKSTLPILICNESNYFCLENALKELKPEEGSPQIIHLQGNNESEENDRSKEIPQQISLQIEFIYEKDRTDSEIQGADIIVHRTQEMKTSIEKQKKPRKRKRHEFKCDICQKVLYGCSNRLEQHIIMAHSDIKKFECETCGKKFKNRQQLNNHNRVHTGEKPYECDVCKLKFTSLQNLFNHKKKHTDKYKIYKCNSCDKSYPTPGELQNHQRVVHTGEKPFLCEICSNSFGSARNLGLHIRSVHEKNEKCPKCGLMLSSVTYKQHMQKHQDKEDGIKRYTCETCGKSFFSPDMLKRHRLVHTGEKPHSCKICNKSFAQKYAVETHMKTHSDVRSFSCSLCAKTFKYKQHLQKHVTKIHGDYGERVLNQSCTNKTSTKTE, encoded by the exons gtattacTAGATGATCCCCTGCCAAAATACCTTTGCTCAAATTGTTATCAGCAACTTTTGACTCTACATGACTTCCGTGAACTAATTATTTCTTCCgacaaacatttaaaacaaaatttggatGTACTCACTAACAAAACTGTGAAGACAGAAAAATCCACCCTTCCAATTCTCATATGTAATGAAAGCAATTACTTTTGTTTAGAAAATGCTCTCAAAGAGCTTAAGCCAGAAGAAGGATCACCACAAATTATACATCTGCAAGGCAACAACGAATCGGAAGAAAACGATAGGAGCAAAGAAATTCCACAGCAAATCTCTCTACAGatagaatttatttatgaaaaagacCGAACTGATTCGGAAATCCAAGGCGCTGATATAATTGTGCATAGAACTCAAGAGATGAAGACttcaatagaaaaacaaaaaaaacccagGAAAAGAAAG agACACGAATTTAAGTGCGATATATGCCAAAAAGTCTTATATGGATGTTCGAATCGTTTGGAGCAGCACATTATTATGGCTCACTCtgatattaaaaagtttgaatgTGAGACATGcggtaaaaagtttaaaaatagacAGCAGCTAAATAATCATAATAGAGTGCATACGGGAGAAAAACCCTACGAGTGTGATGTTTGTAAATTGAAATTTAC ctCTTTACAAAATCTATTTAACCATAAAAAGAAGCACACAGATAAATATAAGATCTACAAATGTAACAGTTGTGACAAGAGCTACCCTACACCAGGAGAGCTCCAAAATCATCAGAGGGTGGTTCATACAGGGGAAAAACCATTTCTTTGTGAGATTTGCAGTAATTCTTTTGGTAGTGCTCGGAATTTGGGGTTGCATATTAGATCTGTACATGAAAAG AATGAGAAATGTCCCAAATGTGGTCTTATGCTCAGTAGTGTGACATATAAACAGCATATGCAAAAACATCAGGATAAAGAAGATGGAATTAAGAGATATACCTGTGAAACTTGTGGGAAAAGCTTCTTTAGTCCTGACATGTTGAAAAGGCATCGTCTTGTGCATACTGGAGAAAAACCACACTCTTGTAAG atttgcaACAAATCTTTTGCACAAAAATATGCAGTGGAAACCCACATGAAGACCCACAGTGATGTCAGAAGCTTTTCGTGTTCCCTATGTGCCaagacttttaaatataaacagcATTTGCAAAAACATGTGACGAAGATTCATGGAGATTATGGGGAAAGAGTGTTGAATCAAAGTTGTACTAATAAAACGTCTACGAAAACCGAGTAA